The Pseudomonas baetica genome includes a region encoding these proteins:
- a CDS encoding LysR family transcriptional regulator: MDLRQLRYFIALNEHRSFVRAADAMGITQPAFSRSIQGLEQEFGCVLVDRGNKDLRPTPEGQVVLQHALTLVQGAALLSAEVTQMTKLDAGEVHFGCGPAPAVKLVPDAVAQFINAHPKVRTCFQVDNWEKLSRALNREEIEFFIADIRHFEADPNFQTQPLTPKRGVFFCRPGHPLLAKESLSTNDMFDYPLATTLIPPGIRKLLANLSGRIDFSPTIETEHFPALVKVVLQSNAIGIGTEEAFYEDLAQGSLALLHWRNLPQNLESMNARCGIVSRTGFRLSPAARAMIETLVAVDKQQISVAV, translated from the coding sequence ATGGATCTTCGCCAGTTGCGCTACTTCATCGCCCTCAACGAACACCGCAGTTTTGTCCGTGCGGCGGACGCGATGGGCATCACCCAACCGGCGTTCAGCCGCAGCATTCAAGGGCTGGAGCAAGAGTTCGGTTGCGTGCTGGTGGATCGCGGCAACAAGGATCTGCGCCCAACGCCCGAGGGCCAGGTGGTGCTGCAACACGCCCTGACGCTGGTGCAGGGCGCGGCATTGCTCAGTGCTGAAGTGACGCAAATGACCAAGCTCGATGCCGGCGAAGTGCACTTCGGCTGCGGCCCTGCGCCGGCAGTGAAACTGGTGCCGGACGCGGTCGCGCAATTCATCAACGCGCACCCGAAAGTGCGCACCTGTTTTCAGGTGGATAACTGGGAAAAACTCAGCCGCGCCCTGAACCGGGAAGAGATCGAATTCTTCATTGCCGACATCCGCCATTTCGAGGCCGACCCGAACTTCCAGACCCAGCCACTGACGCCCAAACGCGGGGTGTTTTTCTGCCGGCCGGGGCACCCGCTTTTGGCCAAGGAAAGCCTGTCGACCAACGACATGTTCGACTACCCACTGGCAACCACGCTGATCCCGCCGGGCATACGCAAACTGCTGGCGAACCTCAGCGGGCGCATCGATTTTTCACCGACCATCGAGACCGAGCATTTCCCGGCGCTGGTGAAAGTGGTGCTGCAATCCAATGCAATCGGCATCGGCACGGAAGAGGCGTTTTACGAGGACCTTGCCCAGGGTTCGCTGGCGTTGCTGCACTGGCGTAATTTGCCGCAAAACCTGGAGAGCATGAATGCGCGGTGCGGGATTGTCAGTCGCACCGGGTTTCGCTTGTCGCCGGCAGCAAGAGCAATGATCGAGACACTGGTGGCGGTGGATAAGCAGCAAATCAGCGTCGCTGTTTAG
- a CDS encoding ABC transporter substrate-binding protein, translated as MNLPFKRVISLFAAPALAGFLAFTAHADELKEIRIAVPDLSAGTQHSGGGIVDVLRDQQIFEKAFAEQGIKIQWSFFKGAGPVINEAFANGQVDLAYLGDLAAIIGKSNGLDTRLLSASARGVKQYLGVVPGSGIKTLQDLKGKRVAIFRGTATQLSFDAALASQGLSEKDLKVINLDFSAAVAALAARQIDASWGSSGLAALQAKGLAELPLNTKDLGGAGSVQSVLIGTGKFVDAHPQAVAKLLKAQQQAVEWLTQDSNKDAYVQLVSGLASYPPVILTQDLQDQKLSEIFPSTLDPVFLGSLQDKVDLAAQQRLIRKPFKVNDWVVPELAAAKL; from the coding sequence ATGAACCTTCCCTTCAAACGCGTCATCAGCCTGTTTGCCGCTCCGGCGCTGGCGGGTTTTCTGGCGTTTACCGCCCACGCCGATGAACTCAAGGAAATCCGCATCGCCGTGCCCGATCTGAGTGCCGGCACTCAGCACAGTGGTGGCGGCATAGTCGACGTGCTGCGCGATCAGCAGATATTCGAAAAGGCCTTCGCCGAGCAGGGCATCAAGATTCAGTGGAGCTTCTTCAAAGGGGCGGGGCCGGTGATCAACGAGGCCTTCGCCAATGGTCAGGTCGATCTGGCCTATCTGGGCGATCTGGCGGCGATCATCGGCAAGTCCAATGGCCTCGACACGCGGCTGCTCAGCGCCAGCGCCCGTGGGGTGAAGCAGTATCTGGGCGTGGTACCGGGTTCGGGGATCAAGACTTTGCAGGACCTCAAAGGCAAACGCGTGGCAATCTTTCGCGGTACCGCGACTCAGCTGTCATTCGATGCGGCGCTGGCCAGCCAGGGCCTGAGCGAGAAGGATCTGAAGGTCATCAACCTTGATTTCAGCGCGGCGGTGGCGGCGCTGGCGGCCAGGCAGATCGATGCGTCGTGGGGCAGCTCAGGCTTGGCCGCGCTGCAAGCCAAAGGTCTGGCCGAATTGCCGCTGAACACCAAGGATCTCGGTGGCGCGGGTAGCGTGCAGTCGGTATTGATCGGTACCGGCAAGTTTGTCGATGCACACCCGCAAGCGGTGGCAAAACTGCTCAAGGCTCAGCAGCAGGCAGTGGAATGGCTGACTCAGGACAGCAACAAGGACGCCTACGTGCAGTTGGTCTCGGGCCTGGCAAGTTATCCGCCGGTGATCCTGACCCAGGATCTGCAGGATCAGAAGTTGAGCGAGATATTCCCCTCGACACTGGATCCGGTGTTCCTTGGCAGCTTGCAGGACAAGGTGGATCTGGCGGCGCAGCAGCGGCTGATTCGCAAGCCGTTCAAGGTGAATGACTGGGTGGTGCCTGAACTCGCTGCAGCCAAGCTCTAA